From one Mya arenaria isolate MELC-2E11 chromosome 4, ASM2691426v1 genomic stretch:
- the LOC128230908 gene encoding uncharacterized protein LOC128230908 has product MDGTFEELLNDNDHDLFRDLELTFSYCKASDNSTKHEIKALKQEQKEEGELKEGQEDGNRFRRVGEEDIKVFKESHQSKRTGENTKWAVKVFQDWHRSRYAEPLNTSTVSEELLGPILFYCEVTPQPSERRSTAFGAGSKVYRKNSMKNIRSGLNRYLTDLGRDMDIVHGKSFKAANRTLDGFMKEQTKAGLSRPTHHKPIIEQSDLETISRFFANAPCSPIILRQCVWFQLALHFVSRGLEFHHQLQIDSFEFTEDHDGIEYVTLKHETQQKKSRVGLPRMRLHQTAEFIRQVVHVVL; this is encoded by the exons atggatggaacattTGAAGAActattaaatgacaatgatcATGACTTATTTCGGGATTTGGAATTAACATTTAGTTATTGTAAAGCATCTGacaattcaacaaaacatgaaatcaaGGCATTGAAACAAGAACAGAAGGAAGAAGGAGAACTGAAGGAAGGACAAGAAGATGGTAACAGGTTTAGAAGGGTTGGCGAGGAAGACATAAAGGTTTTTAAAGAGTCTCACCAGTCAAAGAGAACAGGAGAAAACACAAAATGGGCAGTAAAGGTATTTCAAG ATTGGCATAGATCTAGGTATGCTGAGCCTCTAAACACGTCTACTGTCTCAGAAGAGTTACTTGGCCCGATTTTGTTCTACTGCGAAGTCACCCCGCAGCCATCAGAAAGGCGCTCAACGGCTTTCGGAGCTGGGTCTAAGGTATACCGCAAGAATAGTATGAAGAACATACGATCTGGTCTGAACAGATATCTGACCGACCTTGGCCGCGACATGGACATTGTTCATGGCAAATCATTTAAGGCTGCAAATCGCACACTTGATGGCTTTATGAAGGAACAAACTAAGGCCGGACTTTCCCGACCCACACATCACAAGCCTATCATCGAGCAAAGCGACCTTGAAACCATTTCCAGGTTCTTCGCCAATGCTCCATGTTCTCCAATTATTCTTCGACAGTGTGTATGGTTCCAACTTGCTCTCCACTTCGTGTCACGCGGCCTTGAATTTCATCACCAGCTTCAAATCGACTCCTTTGAGTTTACTGAAGACCATGATGGAATTGAGTATGTCACCCTGAAGCACGAGACGCAGCAAAAGAAATCCAGGGTGGGCTTACCAAGGATGAGGCTCCATCAGACCGCAGAATTTATACGCCAGGTGGTTCATGTTGTCCTGTAG